The DNA region ATAGCATCAGGGAGGACAAGGGTGTGTGTGGCACATCCACAGCTTCCCAGCCCCTGAGCTCAGCTGTGAACTCGCTTCCTGCGCAGGTCCTCTACGTGATGGAACTGCTGCAGAACCAGGAGGAGGGCCGTGCCTGCTTCAGCTCCATCTCTGAGTTCCTGCTCACCCACCCTGTGCTGAGCTTCGGTATCCAGGTTGTGAGTCGCTGCCGGCTGCGGCACACTGAGGTGCTGCCAGCCGAGGAGGAGAATGACAGCCTAGGGGCTGGTGAGCTCCTCAGGGTCAGGGATGTGTGTTGGGATGTAGGGGAGTGCTGAGGCACAGAGGGCCAGGGGCTTAGTCGTCCACATTGTCCTTGCAGATGGGACCCACGGAGTTGGTGCCATGGAGTCTGCAGCCGGTGTGCTCATCAAGCTCTTTTGTGTGCACACTAAGTGAGTGTGCTGGGGAGGCCCGCCTGTGCCCTGTCTGTGCCCCTCCCTACCCTGTTGACACTGACTCTCATATTCTCCCCCTGCTCTCCCTGCAGGGCATTGCAAGATGTACAGATCCGTTTCCAACCACAGCTGAACCCTGACGTGGTGGCCCCGCTCCCCACACACCCTGCCCATGAGGACTTTGGTGAGTTGGGGGTGAGAGGAAAGCAGGTTCTGACTGGGGTCTGAAATCTGACTCAAGTGGCAGCTTTTCCCACAGCATTTGGAGAGTCTCGACCAGAACTGGCTTCTGAGGGCCTGGGATCGGCCACTCACGGCTCCCAGCCTGACCTCCGACGCATCGTGGAGCTGCCTGCACCTGCCGACTTCCTCAGTCTGAGCAGTGAGACCAAGCCCAAGCTGATGACACCTGATGCCTTCATGACACCTAGTACCTCCCTGCAGCAGGTATGCTGCGGGAGGAGTGTGGGGCGCAGGGAGGGAGGCCCTGGGAGTGCCCCCCACAGCCACAGCCCTCGTTCTCCGCATCTTCCCAGATCGCTGCATCTcccagtagcagcagcagcagcagcagcagttccTCTCTTACAGCGGTGTCTGCCATGAGCAGTACTTCGGCCGTGGACCCCTCTTTGCCCAGGTGAAATGAGGGTCAGAGTTAGGGCGTGGCAGGGGCTGGTGCCAGGTGATGCCAGGCTCTGGCTGCTTACACTTCATCCTTCCTGCCACCAGGCCACCTGAGGAGCTGACCTTGAGCCCCAAGCTACAGCTGGATGGCGGTCTGACAatgagcagcagcagcagcctgcAGGCAAGCCCGCGTAGCCTCCTGCCTGGCCTGCTCCCAAGTCCGGCCGACAAATTGCCTCCCAAAGGGCCCGGGCAGGtgcgtgtgtgggtgtgtgtgaagTGCAGTGTAGCAGGTATATGGGAGTGGGAAGGCCGGCGGCAGTCTCCTCCCACAGCACCCTGTCTTCTGGTCCTGCTCTTCCTCAGGTGGTCCATGTTTCCCCTGAGGGTATTTCAGCCCCCGGTGTCCCTGGAGGGCAGATCCTCAGCCTTtccatccccacctcctctcctcctgggCTGCGGCCATTTTTgaccttcctcccccttccccattgTCCCATCTCTCATCACTACACACACCAGTGCTTCGTCTCTGTACTCCTTTTACTCCTACTTCCCACCACCTAAGTTCCCACCTTTGGCCCACCTCAGGTGCCTACTGCTGCCTCTACACTATCCCTGGAGCTGCAGGAAGTGGAGCCCCTGGGGCTACCCCAGGCTTCCCCCAGCCGCACCCGCTCCCCCGATGTTATCTCCTCAGCTTCCACTGCCCTGTCCCAGGATATCCCTGAGATCGCATCTGAGGCACTGTCCCGTGGCTTTGGCTCCTCTGCTCCTGAGGGCCTAGAGCCGGACAGTATGGCCTCAGCTGCTTCAGCACTACACCTGCTGTCTCCACGGCCCCGGCCGGGACCCGAGCTTGGCCCCCAGCTTAGCCTGGATGGAGGCCCTGGGGATGGGGATCGGCATAGTACCCCTTCCCTCCTGGAGGCAGCCTTGACCCAGGAGGCCACGGCCCCTGACAGTCAGGTCTGGCCTACGGCACCAGACATTACTCGTGAGACCTGCAGCAGCCTGGCAGAGAGGTGAGGAGCTTAGGAGGGGGGAAATGTGCTGATGGTAGGGGCTTCAGATAGAATCATCCATTGCTGAGTTGGCCTGTCCCCCCAGCCCCCGGAATGGCCTCCAGGAAAAGCACAAGAGCCTGGCCTTTCACCGACCACCTTATCACCTGCTGCAGCAACACGACAGTCAGGACGCCAGTGCCGAGCAAAGGTAGGCACCACCCCGCACTGTTCCTCTCACAGGGAGGGCCAACAAGTGGGTAGGTGCCTATTTCTCTCCTTGCCCTTCCCACAGTGACCACGATGACGAGGTGGCCAGCCTGGCCTCTGCTGCAGGGGGCTTTGGCACCAGAGTTCCCACTCCACGTCTTCCTGCCAAGGACTGGAAGACCAAAGGATCCCCTCGGGCCTCACCCAAGCTCAAGCGAAAGGGCAAAAAGGATGACGGGTAGGAGGGGTCCTGGGGCCAGGGAGAGGGGTGGTCTTCAGGCTGCCTGCTTGACATGGCCTGAGGTGCTTCTCCTCTATGGCAGGAATTCATCCGTGGGATCCCGGCTCACAGAGCACCAGGTGAGCGAGCAAACCCCTTTCTGCTTCTGGGACTCCTGCCTGTAGGGGTGGGGTAGGGTCCAAGCCTTCCCCTGGTCTGGTGTGTGGGGATGGGCGGGGTGGGCATCATGTGACTGTTGGTGTTCCTGGCAGGTGGCAGAGGCCCCTGAGGACTGGCCAGCACTAATTTGGCAACAGCAGAGAGAGCTGGCGCAGCTTCGGCACAGCCAAGAAGAGCTGCTACAGCGTCTGTGCACCCAACTTGAAGGCCTGCAGAGCACTGTCACGGGCCACGTAGAACGTGCCCTAGAGTCACGGCACGAGCAGGAGCGTATCCTTGTGGGCAGCGGCGCAGCATGGGGTGGCAGCAGCATTCTTGGCCCAGGAAGGGATATGGGACCTGCTGCAGCCCTGTTCCTTAGCTACAATGCAGAGCGGCGACTGGAGCGGGCACTGGCCGAGGGACAGCAGCGTGGTGGGCAGCTGCAGGAGCAGCTGACGCAACAGCTGTCCCAAGCACTATCTTCAGCTGTGGCTGGGCGGCTGGAGCGCAGCATACGGGATGAGATCAAGAAGACGGTTCCTCCATGTGAGTTTTGCATGGAGACTTTTTCTGGGTGGGCCAGATGGGAGTGGGGCCCCCTACCTGTCAAGCTTCCTCTCATGGCTCTACCTTTCCCTCCTCACCCTGTCCCAGGTGTGTCTAGGAGTCTGGAGCCCGTGGCAGGCCAACTGAGCAACTCAGTGGCCACCAAACTCACAGCCGTGGAGGGTAGCATGAAAGAGAATATCTCCAAGCTGCTGAAGTCCAAGGTGCTGTGGGGCCCAAGATGAGGGAGGTTGGTGGTTGGTGGGCTTGGGCTCAGCTTTCAACTCAGCCCCTTCTTCCACCCCCAGAACTTAACAGATGCCATTGCCCGAGCAGCCGCAGACACGTTACAGGGGCCAATGCAGGCCGCCTACCGTGAAGCCTTCCAGAGCGTGGTACTGCCCGCCTTCGAGAAGAGCTGCCAGGCCATGTTCCAGCAGATCAATGATAGCTTCCGACTGGGCACGCAGGAATGTGAGTAGGGTCATATGCCCCAAGAGGGGAAGGGCTATCATCTTCTCCCTACCATCCCTCTCATGGCCCCCATGGTCACTTCGCAGACTTGCAGCAGCTGGAGAGCCACATGAAGAGCCGAAAGGCACGAGAACAGGAGGCGCGGGAGCCCGTGCTGGCCCAGCTGCGGGGCCTGGTCAGCACACTGCAGGGGGCCACTGAGCAGATGGCGGCTACCGTGTCCAGCAGCGTTCGGGCTGAGGTGCAGCACCAGCTGCACGTGGCTGTGGGCAGGTGTGTGGGCAGGGCACTGAGCTAGGTGGTGGGTTTGGAAAGGGCCAGACCCAACTGTCTGTTAGCCTCATCTCCCTCACTTGCCTTTGCAGCCTGCAAGAGGCAATTTTAGCACAGGTGCAGCGCATTGTTAAGGGTGAGGTGAGTGTGGCACTCAAGGAGCAGCAGGCTGCCGTCACCTCTAGCATCATGCAGGCCATGCGCTCAGCCGCTGGCACACCTGTCCCTGCCACCCACCTCGACTGCCAAGCCCAGCAAGCCCATATCCTGCAGCTGCTGCAGCAGGGCCACCTCAATCAGGCCTTCCAGCAGGTAAGCCGGGCACTAAGCCCAGATAGAGTCAGGAGTCTCCTGACAAGGCCCACACATCATACATTCTACTCTACCCATCAGGCTTCGGGTGGTCTGGCCTCAGCAGACTCTTTGGTTCTCTTTGGCCTCCAGGGCATTTCCCTTGCTTTTCCCTCTGTCTGGACCCTAGATCCCTTTCTTCCTACCTCAGTCTACCTTGTTTCAGAACCACCCTTCTCAGGAAACCTTTCCTGATTCCCTAGAGTAACAACACAGCCCTACAGTGCTCTCTCTGGGCCCCAAAGCATCCCCCTCAGGATGCCCTACTCTGGTCATCCTCTCCCAGGCCACATAGCCGACAAGCAGGCATTCCATCCTGACATTAGCTATTAACTCTTTTCTCTACTCAGGCCCTGACAGCTGCCGACCTGAACCTGGTGCTGTACGTGTGTGAAACTGTGGACCCAGGCCAGGTTTTTGGGCAGCCACCttgccccctctcccagcctgtaCTCCTTTCACTCATCCAGCAACTGGCCTCTGACCTTGGCACTCGAACTGACCTCAAGCTCAGGTGAGTGGGCATAGTCAGGGACTAGGGCTGTGGTGAAGGGCGGGAGCAGTTCAAGGCAGAGACTCCCACTTCTGCCTGACTCCCCTCCTTAATTTTCTCCACCaatcccctctgcccccacccatcTCAGGCTTTGAGGCCTCCATTATCAGCCTCTGGGCCTCATTGCCACCAGGGGGCACTCCTCTCTGCTGGAGGCCACCTGTAGCCTGTTCTTTTCCTAAACCCCCAGCTACCTGGAAGAGGCTGTGATGCACCTGGACCACAGTGACCCCATCACTCGGGACCACATGGGCTCTGTCATGGCCCAGGTGCGCCAGAAGCTCTTCCAGTTCCTGCAGGCGGAGCCACACAACTCACTTGGCAAAGCGGCCCGGCGTCTCAGCCTCATGCTGCACGGCCTTATGACCCCCAGCCTCCCTTAGCTAAGTCTGCCTTGCCCAGGATGGGGTGGCACTGAAGGTCAGCAGACAGGCCTAGGCCAAAGCAGGGTCATGTCTGCCCTTTACCTGCTCAGGCTCCCACCTCTGGCGTGTTTGATGGGGATAGCACTGGCTATGGTCTATAGGTTGTGGTAGCCAGCAGGTTTAGGCTGGGCCCAGGGTGGGTATTGTGCCTTCTTGGGTTCTGCCATGCCTGGAGCATGACCCCTGAGATTATGACACCACTTTAGTTGAATTTTCCATGCTCCTTTTTACCACCAAtttggttctttttgtttttgagaaacaTTGAGAAATTCAATTAAATGCTTTTGGAATAAAATGGAGTATGTGTGTGCTTTTCGTATGTCTTTGGCATGACTTTGATAACTGCCCTTTGTTACCTGCCCCCTCTCCTGGAGCTCTGTCTAGGCCAACCCACCCCAGGGTCCTGGATACCCACCCTCATCTGCCCAACTGCCTTCCCAGATCTCCGCTCTCCATCTCTGAGGGAAGGCAAGGGCCCTGGGATCAGCTCAGCACCACCCCGTGCCCCTGGGTTCTCCTCTCTGGagtccctcccttctcctttgcCTATCTGAACTGGGGGCGGGGCTGCTGGCTGGTTTGagctccaccctcaccccccatcCAATCACAGTTCCTCCTTCTGGGGGCTGGGCCGAAGGGCTGCGCTCCAAGCTGCTAGCTCTGGCACTAGGCTCCCAGCCCGGGGGGGATGATGTGCTGCCGCTTCTGTCACCGCTGGCAACCGCCCTGTGCACTGgggctgttgctgctgctgctgccgcccctTGGTGAGTGCCGGCGTGCTGGACCCAGCCCAGTCCGcgcaccccctccccaggctgggtgTAGGTTGTGTGGGAGCTGAGGCACAGCCTTCCTGAGCGCTGAGAGTTAGGGtggagaggaggtgagagggcTCCAGGGAGGGAATGTGTGCCAGTGGCTTCAGGATGTAAAGTGAGGGTGGGAACTGAACCCTAGTTTCGGAGGGAAGAACCCACAAATTCCACAGTCCCCATCCTGATAAGGGGAGACTTGACCTCTTGCAGGACTCCCAGACCAACCGTGGGATCTCTGAGGTCCTCTCTTAGGGTCGAACCTGAATCCCAACCCCCTCTATTCTGCCCTACCCATCAGAAAACACCTGTCtctggggaggggatggaaagGCCAAACAAAGATTGTCTAGGCTGCAGAGAAACTGGACGTTGCCAGGGGCCCTGCCTCCCTTCACCATGTCCATACTCCTTCATATGGACCATTCTCACCTGACCTGGGACCCAGAAGCTCGGAAGAAGAGCCAACCCCTGGAACGAGGcttctccttcccccatccccacctatCCTGTCCAGGTCTGCCTAGAAGGGGGCAGAGGCAGGTGGTCCCCAGATGTGCCCCTTAGTTCCCTGGGGCACCCCTTTCACGCTGAGTCACATCCCCAGAACGCTCCCTGGTAAACAAACCCCTGGGGTTtggcagcgggggtgggggggatggtgaGGGCGCACCGCCTTATCCTATCAACTattctccacccccacccccagtccttgTATCTCCCCTGGCAGCAACCACAGCGGGCCCAGGCCGCTGTGACACCATATACCAGGGCTTTGCCGAGTGTCTCATCCGCTTGGGGGACGGCATGGGCCGCGGAGGTGAGCTGGAGAGCGTCTGCAGGTACGGGCAGGCGTGAGGGCAGCAGCCCAACCCCACACCCTTGGGGTCTGAACCTCTTCCCTCCCATTCCAAAGCCCCCTGCCCCACCTAATTCCCCTAACCCCACACCCTTGACAGGTCTTGGAATGATTTCCACACCTGTGCCTCGCGAGTCCTGTTGGGCTGTCCCGAGGAGGCCGCCGCCGTGTGGGAGTCACTACAGCAAGAAGCTCGCCGGGCCCCACACCCAGATAACTTGCACACTCTGTGCGGCACCCCTGTGCGCCTTCAGGAGCGCGGGGCGGGCCCAGAGACCAACCAGGAGACGCTGCGGGCGACAGCGCCAGCACCCACTCTGGGCCCCGAGCCCCCTCTGCTGGCGGCTGCTCTGGCGCTCGCCTGCCTCCTGGGTCCTCTGGCCTAGCCGGTCTGGCCGGGTAGCAgcgccccccacctccagccctgccctggtgGCTGCCGTCGTGGCTCCTCAGAAAGCGCTCGGCTTTCATTAAAGGTATTTATATTTGTACCaagctccttcctttctttccactgCGGCCCACCTGGCTGGGGTGGAGGCCTCAAGAAGCTGCTCCCCAGGACGAGATGGGCGGGCTGAAGGCCACCATAGGGGACTCAGTCTTTCTCTTCACAAACACTCATTTCCCAGGGGCAATGCAGAGCTTTCCATTGCCAGCAGGTTCCAGGACTGCTGGTGGTGACCCAAGATGTGCGAGAATGCACATCTTTCTCTGTTCTCCCGGGCTGGCATTCCTAGCCCTACCTGCCCCTCCTGTCCTGGTCCCTAGGGGCCATGTGAGGTGATAGagtgtccccacccccaccctcagccagtccacccccctccccaggttCTTTCCAGTTTCCAGGCTCCTGACcatctcacctcctcctccctctgctgaACTACCACCTTAGCCTTCAAGACAGTTCAGATTAAgtaccctttcctctccttctctgtggTCCTGATTCATCTGAGGGGAGCCTGTTCCAGAAGGTGGGGAGCCCCCATTGGAGTCTACATTCAAGTACTTGAGGTGACCTGGAGCTGCAGAAATTGGGGTCACAATGAGGGTTCCTCTGGCCTCATGCTCTCCacaagcttgttctttgagaagaggtGTGCAGTGTGAGGTCAGAACAATCCCAGAAGGCTTTCTGGAAGCACAGATGAGTGTGTGATGTGTGAGGAGCCCCAGTTCATCATGGTGGAGAAAAAGAGCAAGAATCAGAGCGGGCAGAATcctgagggaaggaggaggcctcAGGGTGAGACCCTCTACTGATCAGTCATCTACTGTCCCTGCCAGGACCCTCTTCCAAGCCACCACCTCACGACTTGTGTGGGCACTGCCATGGCCTCCTCACTGGCTTCTACTCTCACTCCCTCCACTTTATTCtccattttctaaattgaaaaaCTGATCCTGATATTAAACTCCTTTTCATTGTCTATAAGGCCCTATGTAAGCCAGCTATGTTTATATATAGGACAGTTTATTCAGTCTACTCCTTCAACTCCCCCTCTGTGGTAGCACAGAGGAGTGATCTACCTACTCAGTCCTTGGGTTAAGGGGAGGTGTCAGAGAAGGACCATGATAGAGGGTGATAGGAGGTAAGGATGCAAGACTTACAAGTGGTGGAGGAGAAGTGGGGCTGAGTTGGAGAGGGCTTTACAAGAGGGGCCCAGGCAAtcagctgggaggggaggaggggtgggagtcCAGAACTTGGCAGGCCAGGCTTGCACTAAAGTCCATGCTGGGAGGTTGTTGGCCCTAGGACAGAATCAGGCCTGATAGGACCCTTGATTAGGCTCCAGGGTGACAGGTGCCTCCAGAGACCTCCACCCTACTTTATCATGTAGGAGCCCTACTTCAGCAACGCTTCTCAAACACCCTCCCATTCCAGTTAGCTAAGATGCCTCAGTTAACTCACTCTCTGCCCTGTCTTTTCTCCTGTACTTCATTCACCTGTATTTTTATCCCCACTTCTCTCTCAGCCATTCCTTACCCATCTCACATCACCTGAAGGAGAAGGttcaggaaaaaaacccagatcCACCCCCTTTGACCACCAGTATCTTCCAGAAGGAAAGGCCAGCCTTTTATTCTTTGTACATCTATTCTCTGTGCTCAGAATAaccttcctcatttcctcctggTGAACTCCTACTTCTTGTTCAGTATCACCTACCGCCTCCCTAACCCTGACTCCATGCTGAATCAGAAGCCTCCTTCAGGTccacacagctcctgggctttcttctgtctctgtacGGATGACACTGGTTCACTGGCTTGTTACTGTCTGGGTCTAGGTCAGAATTCCCCACTCTGGATTCCCCAAGTGTCCTCTTTGTGTCTCTAGCACCCAGCCTAAGGCTGGGTATAAAGAGTGTACTTGTGGGAGTGTGTGGAGTGAAAAACAGAATTGCTAAATCCTGCATAGGAAGTGTTACAGTCAGCAAAAGCTTGGACTGAGAATGACTTCAGTATGGAGGATGTCTTCTTGGGGCAGCCCTCTTAACCTGAGCATACTATTTGGAGGGATGGTGCTGGGGCTCCAAACCCCAAAAGTCTTCCTAGAGCCACTCTTGGTGGGTGGCCAGGAGCAGGCTGCTTCCAGGAGCAGGGGCTGATTGTGTTGGCCAGCCATCAAAGGGATTACCATTCTTCTGCTGTGACCTACTTTCCCCTGGTTTTTGCCCCCTAAGTCCCTGCTCTTCCCTGGAATTGAGTGACCTGGAGTGTGTgcaggggggtggggttggggacaGAATCTGCTCTCTGGCCAGGGGCTTAAGAGCTTTGTGTGTTTTATCCCAGAGCTGCAGGAAAGGGGTGGGCTGAGAGCCAAGTGGACTGGGCCCTAGACACAGCTGCCCAGGCCAGAGCATCACGATGATGGTGCTTCTCACGTTTGCAGCTCTGCAGACATGGAACAGCTTATTGTTCAGGGGAGAATCTGGGGTTGGATATCCTGAGCCCAGTCCCCTCTGCATCAATATACCTCTTCATCTCAGGGCCCCCGTGCTCTTCACCAGAGCCCAGGCCAGCACCTTCCATagcaagggctcaataaatatttattgaattaatttgcTGAATGTCTGTAAAATAGAGGTGTTGTGTGGGTTTCTAAGCCCCATCAACCCTGGAATTCTATATTATTTTCAACCCTCACAATAACTGTGAGGTCAAGATTAtgatccccattatacagataagAAACATGAAGCTTAAGGAAGGGAAGATGTCTTGCTTAAGTTCAGTTCACACAACTGTGgaagtgtcagagctgggataTGATCCCAAGTTTGCTTGGCCCCTAAGTTCATTCCCTTAAGCATCACACTAGAcatatggaaataattttttaagttttcttttttatttttatttattttatttttggctgcatggcctgtgggattttagttccccgaccagggattgaacccatgcccccttgcagtggaagcatgaagtcttaaccactggaccaccagagaggtccctaaagttttcttttttaataaaatctttcatGAAGCCCTACTACATAAAACAGACTGTGATATTTTATTGGTGTTAATATATGTTTAGGTTTAAAGTATAACATTAGCTTATACAGTTAAACACAATTCCATGTATgaagtaagggctcaataaagattttaagaaatgaaCAGACTGCAATGAGAAAGATGTATGGAGATTACAATCCCATCATCACTCAAAAGTAGTTGTAGCCGGGTGGTTAAGGTGATGGACTAGAAATCCATTGGGGTTTCcctgcccaggttcaaatcctgccgAACTATGCCACCTTTCCCTTATGGTGATCCCTATTGAGTCACAGCCAGTTGGGGAAGAATGCTGTTGccttaaagaaagaaactggattGTTCTCCAGCCCTGCTCTTTATGGTTGCCCAGTGAAAGACTCCACTAAGCACGTGGATTGCGCCCCAACAGTAAATATaaggtaaataataaaaatattattaaagaaggaaaaaaaatccccttatTACTTGAGACATTTATTtcccccccatctccaccccgaATCTGGGTTGATTGTAAAGTTAAGTGAGATAATTCTGACCCGATAGAGGAATTGTTAATGgtaacaatttttctttaatctacTTGTTTTGCAGTCTCAGGATATACTAAATTtagtaacaaaaacaacaataattaaaCTGTTCCTCTGAAGTTGGCCCCAAACTAATTTCACCTATTCTCAAGTTAACCATTTGCAACTCCGCTGTGATGGAGGTCAAATTCAACATATCTGAGTgcctgaattattttaatttcagttaaaaaaaatagatttgttaATTAAATTTATACCGATCCTTTGCGGAGTTCCAGAGGCACTTCCAGAAATCTCCTGAAATGCACTACGTCCCCAACCACgcactatattattattttatttttggccgcgccccgcggcatgcgggatcttagatccccaccagggatcgaacccgtggcccctgcattgggagcgcggagtcttaacctctggatcTCCATGGAAATACCCCAACCTCGCACTATAAAGCGCCCTGCCCCCCAACGTGAATCTTGAGACTTTCTCCCTACTTCCCACGGTGCCTGCCCCAAACCTAGGGTCGAGACACTTGGAGCGACACAGACTCACCTCCTATTCCCGGAGTGAGCCCGACCCCGCCCCGAAGGCGTTGATTGGCAAGCCACGCTCGGAGCTCCGCCAACCGCGTAGCCCGGCCCTCTCGAGtccgcccctgccccgccccgtgGGCGGCCCGGATTTGTTTTGGCGTCAAGCGCGCGTTGTGATGACGCCACGACGCTGACGCCTGAGGATGGCTGCGGCGGCGGTGGTGGCGGTGGCCGGTGCTGTGTCCGCGGCCCGGAGAGGGTCAACACAGTCGCCCAGACGCCGAAGACCCCGCCGCCCGCGCGAGGTGAGGCGGCCCGGCCAGGACCGACGGCCCCATGGGCGGGAGGGGCTGACGAGCTGCAGCCACGGTCGCTTCCTGGAACACTGGGCCCGTCCCTGCCCAGCCCGGAGCCCTCGGCCTGTGCCCGCTGCGCCGGGCCCTAGGGGGAGTGGGTAGCAGGCCAGGCGATGGCTGCTTGGGGTCCCTGGTGTCCGAGGCTTGACTGGCCTTGAAACATGCTGCTGCGCTGGGTAGCCCGTCTCTGAGGCCCCAGGGGCCAGGTGGACGTGGTCAGCTGTCCTGCCTGCTGTTCAACCAGTCGACATCGGTGAGGGTGAACCAACCTGGTTGTCCTCACTACGTTCTCGTGTCTGGCACCTACTCCACACCTCCTCTTTTACGACTGAACGACAGGGTCGGGGGGCAGCTAGTCTCTTCTTTGTTCAGGCTGGGGAAAATCACACCTATGTCCAGCCGGGTCGCCTGCTTTGTAAGCCAGTTATCTCTCTGCTTTTATAAGGGGAAGCCCAGCTCCCTCACGCTCACTCCCTCTCCTGAAACTGTGAAGTGATAATTCCCGCTTGAAAATCTGAGTAAGTCCTTCATTGCCTAAAACTGGCTCCTTGGTACCTGCAGGGTAAAGGCCAAACTTCATAGCAGGGCGTTCAGGGCTCTTCATAATCTGGCATAACCCCGAAGTTAACACCTGGGCACTTCTGTCTCCTGCTTACATAGTTTGTTGTTGGGAGTATGTGCATCTGCCATTAGCTCTGTGTTTTAACACCCTTTCGCTTTAGATATGCAGTTTTCGCAATTTGTAATACTcttctttccccccacccccacctccacccaccagtTTGGAAAATTTACATCTGTCCTTTAAAATCCACCTTAGATTTAATTACCTTGGAAAAGCCTCCCTTCACATGTAACCATTGACTCCTCTACTTCAATTCATGTGACTACTGATGGAGTTTATTGTGTTGTGTCACCTGATGGTTGGCCTGGGGATTGTGTCTTCTGTCTGCATATCAGTGTCTGGCTCTGTGCTTGGCATAAAGTAGGAGCTGAGTCAACTGTGATAGGTTGCTGATTTAAGAATAGATACAGATTCAGCTATACTACTGAGCACATATCAGGGGCCAGGACCTGAGATGAGCACAGCAAATGCGAGTGTCCTGTTTGCACATTCACACGTATGCATGTGGTAGGTGGTGCAGCCTGGTCAACCTGATGGTCTAAAATCTCCTGGGGTggtttttcaaaatacaaattcaagAGTCtcattttctgagattttgatGCAGAATATCTGGAATCTGGTAGgagtctgtatttttttaaaactctccagGTGACTT from Balaenoptera musculus isolate JJ_BM4_2016_0621 chromosome 19, mBalMus1.pri.v3, whole genome shotgun sequence includes:
- the EDC4 gene encoding enhancer of mRNA-decapping protein 4 isoform X4, with translation MPPINLQEKQVICLLGDDSSTCIGILAKEVEIVASSDSSISSKARGSNKVKIQPVAKYDWEQKYYYGNLIAVSNSFLAYAIRAANNGSAMVRVISVSTSERTLLKGFTGSVADLAFAHLNSPQLACLDEAGNLFVWRLALVNGKIQEEILVHIRQPEGTPLNHFRRIIWCPFIPEESEDCCEEGSPTVALLHEDRAEVWDLDMLRSNHSTWPVDVSQIKQGFIVVKGHSTRLSEGALSPDGTVLATASHDGFVKFWQIYIEGQDEPRCLHEWKPHDGRPLSCLLFCDNHKKQDPEVPFWRFLITGADQNRELKMWCTVSWTCLQTIRFSPDIFSSVSVPPSLKVCLDLSAEYLILSDVQRKVLYVMELLQNQEEGRACFSSISEFLLTHPVLSFGIQVVSRCRLRHTEVLPAEEENDSLGADGTHGVGAMESAAGVLIKLFCVHTKALQDVQIRFQPQLNPDVVAPLPTHPAHEDFAFPTAFGESRPELASEGLGSATHGSQPDLRRIVELPAPADFLSLSSETKPKLMTPDAFMTPSTSLQQIAASPSSSSSSSSSSSLTAVSAMSSTSAVDPSLPRPPEELTLSPKLQLDGGLTMSSSSSLQASPRSLLPGLLPSPADKLPPKGPGQVPTAASTLSLELQEVEPLGLPQASPSRTRSPDVISSASTALSQDIPEIASEALSRGFGSSAPEGLEPDSMASAASALHLLSPRPRPGPELGPQLSLDGGPGDGDRHSTPSLLEAALTQEATAPDSQVWPTAPDITRETCSSLAESPRNGLQEKHKSLAFHRPPYHLLQQHDSQDASAEQSDHDDEVASLASAAGGFGTRVPTPRLPAKDWKTKGSPRASPKLKRKGKKDDGNSSVGSRLTEHQVAEAPEDWPALIWQQQRELAQLRHSQEELLQRLCTQLEGLQSTVTGHVERALESRHEQEQRRLERALAEGQQRGGQLQEQLTQQLSQALSSAVAGRLERSIRDEIKKTVPPCVSRSLEPVAGQLSNSVATKLTAVEGSMKENISKLLKSKNLTDAIARAAADTLQGPMQAAYREAFQSVVLPAFEKSCQAMFQQINDSFRLGTQEYLQQLESHMKSRKAREQEAREPVLAQLRGLVSTLQGATEQMAATVSSSVRAEVQHQLHVAVGSLQEAILAQVQRIVKGEVSVALKEQQAAVTSSIMQAMRSAAGTPVPATHLDCQAQQAHILQLLQQGHLNQAFQQALTAADLNLVLYVCETVDPGQVFGQPPCPLSQPVLLSLIQQLASDLGTRTDLKLSYLEEAVMHLDHSDPITRDHMGSVMAQVRQKLFQFLQAEPHNSLGKAARRLSLMLHGLMTPSLP